The following is a genomic window from Mycolicibacterium sp. TY81.
CGCCGCCGTCTCGCTGATGGACGCGTTCCGCAGCGCTGACGAGGTGCTGCTCAACGGTGTGCAGGGCATCACCGACCTGATCACCACGCCCGGCCTGATCAACGTCGACTTCGCCGACGTCAAGGGCGTCATGAGCAGTGCCGGCACGGCGTTGATGGGTATCGGTTCGGCCCGCGGTGACGGTCGTGCGCTCAAGGCCGCCGAGATCGCCATCAACTCGCCGCTGCTGGAGGCGTCGATGGACGGCGCCCAGGGCGTGCTGATGTCGGTGGCCGGCGGTAGCGACCTCGGTCTGTTCGAGATCAACGAGGCCGCGTCGCTGGTGCAGGACGCCGCGCACCCCGAGGCCAACATCATCTTCGGAACCGTCATCGACGATTCGCTGGGCGACGAGGTCCGGGTCACGGTCATCGCGGCCGGGTTCGACACCGCGGGTCAGAGTCGTAAGCCCGTCACCTCGGCGGTGCCGGGTGCGACGGCGACGCCGGCTGCTGCCGGTGGCGCGCACCGGGCGCAGACCTTCGGCACGGCGAGCGCCGGCAAGGTCGGTGCCTTCAACGCCGACCCGGGTACCGTCCCGGCGGCGACCAACGGTGTGACGGTGAGCGTCGGCGGCCGCGGCGACGACGATGACGACGTCGACGTGCCGCCGTTCATGAAGCACTGACGGTGACCGAGTGGCGCGGATACGCCGGATAAATTTGTCATCGTGACGTTCCGTATCCGCAGAGTGACTACGACGCGTGCGGGCGGGGTCTCGAAGGCCCCGTTCGACACGTTCAACCTGGGTGACCACGTCGGCGACGATCCAAAGGCCGTGGCGGCCAACCGGACTCGGCTGGCCGAGGCCATCGGGCACGGCCCGCTGGTGTGGATGAACCAGGTGCACGGTGACCATGTCGAAGTTGTCGAGGGCCCTGGAACTGGAGCCGGGGGAGCCTACGACAACACCGACGCCCTGGTCACCGCGACACCGCGGCTTCCGCTCGCGGTGATCACGGCCGACTGTGTGCCGGTCCTGTTGGGTGATGCGCGCGCCGGTGTGGTGGGCGCCGTGCATGCCGGACGGGTCGGCGCGCAGAAGGGCGTGGTGCTGCGCACGGTCGAGGCGATGCAGAAACTCGGTGCGCAGGTGCAGGACATCTCGGTGCTGCTCGGTCCGGCGGTCAGCGGCCGCAATTATGAGGTGCCCTACGAGATGGCCGACGACGTCGAGGCGGTGCTGCCGGGCAGCATCACCACGACCGCCCGCGGCACGGTGGGTCTGGACCTGCGGGCCGGCATCGCCAAGCAGTTGGCCGGCTTGGGTATCGAGGCCATCGACATCGACCCGCGCTGCACGGTCGACGATCCGAATCTCTTCAGCCACCGACGTGGCGCCCCGACCGGGCGGCTGGCGTCGGTGGTGTGGATGGAATGACCAGCACGCCGCGCGAGGCCGAACTGGCCGCGTCGCTGGCCCGGATTCAGGAGCGGATCGACGCTGCCGCGGCAGCCGCCGGCCGGGATCGGGCCGACATCGAATTTCTTCCGGTGACCAAATTCTTTCCGGCGAGTGATGTTGTTGCGCTGTTCGGATTGGGCTGCCGGGCATTCGGTGAATCCCGGGAGCAGGAAGCCTCAGGCAAAGTCGATGAGGTGTCGGGCGTCTTGTCGGACAAGAAATTGATCACAGCGCCGGGCGAATTGTTGGATGCGTCATCGAACATAGAGTCGAACAATGCAATTCGATGGCACATGATCGGCCGAATTCAACGCAACAAGGCGCGGGCCGTGGCGCGCTGGGCGGCGGTGGCGCATTCGGTCGATACCGGGCCGTTGATCGCGGCGTTGTCCCGCGGCGCGGTCGAGGCGCTGGACCAAGGCCGCAGGTCCGAGCCCCTGCAGGTCTACATCCAGGTCAGTCTGGACGGCGATCCGGCGCGCGGCGGCGTCCCGGTGGACCGGCCCGATCTGGTGGACGATCTGTGCGCGGCCGCGCACGCGGCCCCGGGCCTGGGTTTGGCGGGCCTGATGGCGATCCCGCCGCTGACCAGCGACGCCGAGGCGGAGTTTGCGCGGCTGGAGGCTGAATTGCTCAGGGTCCAAACGCAATACCCCCACCGGCTGGGGCTCTCCGCGGGCATGTCCAACGACCTGGAAATCGCGGTGCGACACGGGTCAACGTGTGTGCGTGTCGGTACCGCGTTAATGGGACCGCGTCCTCTAACGTCACCATGAGTAGTCACTCCAGTCACACTTACATCACAGTCACCAGACACCACATTCTTAGCTAGGGGCATCCGATGAGCACACTGCACAAGGTCAAGGCCTACTTCGGTATGGCGCCGATGGACGACTACGACGACGAGTACTACGACGACGAAGACCGTCCATCGCGCGCCTACCAGGCGCCGCGCCGCCCCCGCGACGAGCGTTTCGAGGACGACGACTACGGCCGTGGTGAGCCGCGCGGCTACGACGACCGCATGGGCCGCGAATACGAAAGTGCCCCAATGGGTTACCGCGGTGGCTACGACGAGATGCCGGCGCGCGGCCCGCGCGAGTTCGAGCGTCCGCGCTTCAACACCCTGCGTGGTGCCACCCGTGGTGCCGTCGCCATGGAGCCCCGCCGCATGGCCGAGCTGTTCGAGGCCGGCAGCGCCCTCGCCAAGATCACGACCCTGCGTCCCAAGGATTACAGCGAGGCCCGCACCATCGGTGAGCGCTTCCGTGACGGCACCCCGGTGATCATGGACCTGGTGTCGATGGACAACGCCGACGCCAAGCGCCTCGTCGACTTCGCCGCCGGCCTGGCCTTCGCGCTGCGCGGCTCGTTCGACAAGGTCGCCACCAAGGTGTTCCTGCTGTCGCCGGCCGACGTCGACGTCAGCGCCGAGGAGCGTCGCCGCATCGCCGAGGCGGGCTTCTACAGCTACCAGTAACACCTGCGCAGCTTCACGCAAGACCCCTTCGGCCCCCGGCCGGAGGGGTCTGCGTTAGGTAGGCTCGCTCCCAAGCGCCGACAGCAGTCGGCGCTTTTCCCGCGCTAGTGAGGTCTGTTGCATTGACCCTGTTCTTCGACATTCTGGGTTTTGCGCTGTTCGTCTTCTGGCTGCTGTTGATCGCCCGCGTGGTGGTGGAGTTCATCCGCGGATTCAGCCGGGACTGGCAGCCGAGGGGACTGACCGTGGTGATCCTCGAGGCGATCATGACGGTGACCGATCCTCCGGTGAAGCTGTTGCGGCGCTTGATCCCTCCGCTGACCATCGGGCCGGTCCGGGTCGACCTGTCCATCGTGGTGCTGCTCATGGTGGTGTTCATCGGCATGCGGCTGTCGTTCGATCAGGTGGGGGCCTGAGCGCGACGTTCCCCTGACCTGCAGAAGCGCATTAATTACATTTATGTAATTAATGCGCTTCTTTCGTTTTGGTCAATTCGCGCCGCGCGTCGGGCCGCGTTGCCGAATTCCAATGAAACATTGAAATTCGTTCTTAATTCCGGACCTCGCCTGCAACCGACGGGTCTGCTGTGACAGGATGGACGCCAGTTACTCCACGATCGCTCTACACTTTGATCGCTCTACACTTTGACACCGATTGACGGTCCAGACTGCAAGGGGGCAGAAGATGCCGCTAACTCCGGCTGACGTCCACAACGTCGCATTCAGCAAGCCGCCGATTGGCAAGCGCGGTTATAACGAGGATGAGGTCGATGCATTCCTCGATCTCGTCGAGACCGAGCTGACTCGGCTGATCGAAGAGAACAGCGATCTGCGGCAGCGGGTCGCCGAGCTCGACGCCGAGCTCCAGTCCGCCCGCACCGGCCAGCCGGTGGCGGCTCCGGTCTTCACCCCGCCTGCGCCGGAGCCCGAGCCCGTCGCGGCGCCCGCGCCGGCGGCCGCTCCTGTCGCCGCGCCGGTCGGCGAGGACCACCACGTCCGCGCGGCCAAGGTGCTGAGCCTGGCCCAGGACACCGCCGACCGTCTCACCAGTTCGGCCAAGGCCGAGGCCGACAAGACCCTCGCCGACGCCCGGGCGCAGGCCGATGCCCTGGTCAGCGACGCCAAGCGCACTGCCGAGACCACGGTCGCCGACGCCAAGGCGCGCGCCGAGGCCATGCTGGCGGACGCGCAGACCCGTTCGGAGGCCCAGCTGCGTCAGGCCCAGGACAAGGCCGACGCCCTGCAGGCCGACGCCGAGCGCAAGCACACCGAGATCATGGGCAACATCAACCAGCAGCGCACGGTGCTGGAAGGCCGCCTCGAGCAGCTGCGCACGTTCGAGCGCGAGTACCGCACCCGTCTCAAGACCTACCTGGAGTCCCAGCTCGAGGAGCTCGGCCAGCGCGGCTCTGCCGCTCCGGCGGATTCGGCGGCCGGTGGCGAGGGTGCTGGCTTCGGCCAGTTCAACCGGGGCAACAGCTGACGGCTGACCAATGCTGATCATTGCCCTGGTCCTTGCCCTCATCGGGCTGACCGCGCTGGTGACCGCGATTGTCACGAGCAATGAGCTGATCGCCTGGGTGTGTATCGGCGCCAGCGTCATCGGGGTGCTGCTGCTCATCGTCGACGCACTGCGCGAACGCTCGCGCGGCGGTGCGGCGGCCGAGTCCGCCCCCGACGTCGACGACGCGCTGGCCACCGAGGCCGGCGAGGAAGCCGCGGCGGAGGAAGAAGCCGCCGCGGAGCCTGTCGAGGACTACCCGGCCGACGAGCCCGAAACGGTTGTGGCCGAGAAGGTTTCAGAAGACGAGGCGTCTGACGAGCCCCAAGAGGCCGAGGCCGAAAGCTCTGATTCCGACGAGCCCGAGACCGAAGCGGCGACCGTCATCACGACCGACACGGAATCGGCGGAGTCCGAGGCCGCTGACGCTGCCGAGGAAACCGACGAGCCTGAGGAAGCGGGCGCCGAGGAAGCCGAGGCAGACGAAGAAGCCAAGGCAGACGAAGACGAGGCCAAGAAGGCCTGAGCCCCCGGCGCTCTCAATTTCATACTGATGCCACCGCCGCGACGGACTCCCCGTCGCGGCGGTGCTCTTTTTCTCCACCCGGCCGGAGAAGTACATGGCTTCAATCGCCAGGCACGTGAGGTGTTGTGCGCGAAGCCAGGTACCAGTTCTGGCCGTCAGACGTCCCTGACTTCAACAACCGCCGCGGATCGCCACCACGACTGAAGTCACGTACTCCTCGGCCCCGCATCCGGCATCGACCACCTGATCGGCACCGCCGTCGGCCGCATGCGCCCGCCCGAACTCTCGCGCCCCGCTTATTTCGTGCTTGTTGCGTCGATACGACGGCTGTGAATCATGGCGGTCACGAACCACAGGGCCCTCCAAGTGAGTGCCTATTGACTTTGCTGACACCGAAGGGCAACAGCCGCGGCATCGCGCGCCCGTACATATGTAGCCAACCAATTTCCTACCTGGGAGGCTTTGTGAGTCTGTTGAGTCGAAACCGCGACATCGAGCACTGGGATGCTGAGGATGTTGCTGCGTGGGACGCGGGCAATAAGAACATCGCCAAGCGGAACTTGATCTGGTCGATCTTCGCCGAGCATGTCGGCTTCTCGGTGTGGAGCATCTGGTCGGTGATGGTGCTGTTCATGCCGCAGGCCGTCTACGGCATCGATGCCCTGGGCAAGTTCGTCCTCGGCGCCGTCCCGATCGCGGTCGGGTCGTTCATGCGCATCCCTTACACCATCGGACCGGCCCGGTTCGGTGGCCGTAACTTCACGATCTTCAGCGCCCTGATGCTGGCCATCCCGTGTGGGCTGACCATGTACTTCATGATGCATCCGGGTACGTCGTACACGACGTTCCTGATCGTCGCGGCGGTCGCCGGTTTCGGTGGCGGTAACTTCGCGTCGTCGATGACGAACATCAACGCCTTCTACCCGCAGCGGTTGAAGGGCTGGGCGCTGGGCCTGAACGCCGGCGGCGGCAACATCGGTGTGCCGGTCATCCAGATCATCGGCCTGGTCACCATCGCCACGCTCGGCAACCGTCGTCCCGAGGTGGTCTGCGCCATCTATCTGGTCTTGCTGGCCGCCGCGGCCCTCGGTGCCGCGTTGTTCATGGACAACATCCAGGGCCAGAAGTCGAACCTCTCGGCGATGGTCGAGGCCATGAAGTTCCGCAACTCGTGGGTGATGTGCTTCCTCTACATCGGTACGTTCGGTTCGTTCAT
Proteins encoded in this region:
- the pgeF gene encoding peptidoglycan editing factor PgeF — translated: MTFRIRRVTTTRAGGVSKAPFDTFNLGDHVGDDPKAVAANRTRLAEAIGHGPLVWMNQVHGDHVEVVEGPGTGAGGAYDNTDALVTATPRLPLAVITADCVPVLLGDARAGVVGAVHAGRVGAQKGVVLRTVEAMQKLGAQVQDISVLLGPAVSGRNYEVPYEMADDVEAVLPGSITTTARGTVGLDLRAGIAKQLAGLGIEAIDIDPRCTVDDPNLFSHRRGAPTGRLASVVWME
- a CDS encoding YggS family pyridoxal phosphate enzyme; translation: MTSTPREAELAASLARIQERIDAAAAAAGRDRADIEFLPVTKFFPASDVVALFGLGCRAFGESREQEASGKVDEVSGVLSDKKLITAPGELLDASSNIESNNAIRWHMIGRIQRNKARAVARWAAVAHSVDTGPLIAALSRGAVEALDQGRRSEPLQVYIQVSLDGDPARGGVPVDRPDLVDDLCAAAHAAPGLGLAGLMAIPPLTSDAEAEFARLEAELLRVQTQYPHRLGLSAGMSNDLEIAVRHGSTCVRVGTALMGPRPLTSP
- a CDS encoding cell division protein SepF, with translation MSTLHKVKAYFGMAPMDDYDDEYYDDEDRPSRAYQAPRRPRDERFEDDDYGRGEPRGYDDRMGREYESAPMGYRGGYDEMPARGPREFERPRFNTLRGATRGAVAMEPRRMAELFEAGSALAKITTLRPKDYSEARTIGERFRDGTPVIMDLVSMDNADAKRLVDFAAGLAFALRGSFDKVATKVFLLSPADVDVSAEERRRIAEAGFYSYQ
- a CDS encoding NarK/NasA family nitrate transporter; this encodes MSLLSRNRDIEHWDAEDVAAWDAGNKNIAKRNLIWSIFAEHVGFSVWSIWSVMVLFMPQAVYGIDALGKFVLGAVPIAVGSFMRIPYTIGPARFGGRNFTIFSALMLAIPCGLTMYFMMHPGTSYTTFLIVAAVAGFGGGNFASSMTNINAFYPQRLKGWALGLNAGGGNIGVPVIQIIGLVTIATLGNRRPEVVCAIYLVLLAAAALGAALFMDNIQGQKSNLSAMVEAMKFRNSWVMCFLYIGTFGSFIGFSFAFTQILNINFTAQDVAPLLEKYHVASVAKLPKEAAKELAKANFDASIHTAWIAFLGPLLGSISRPFGGKLADKIGGGKITLYVFTAMTAITAVLVSAGMWDDATKGPATGAQMAVYITAFMVLFILTGLGNGSTYKMIPSIFEAKAQSKDELGAAEKTLWSRSMSGALIGFAGAVGAFGGVLVNIVLRASYAGPAHSATTAFWVFLAFYVVCGVVTWFVFLRQPHLRAATGEHVGRDFVPAT
- a CDS encoding DivIVA domain-containing protein, which translates into the protein MPLTPADVHNVAFSKPPIGKRGYNEDEVDAFLDLVETELTRLIEENSDLRQRVAELDAELQSARTGQPVAAPVFTPPAPEPEPVAAPAPAAAPVAAPVGEDHHVRAAKVLSLAQDTADRLTSSAKAEADKTLADARAQADALVSDAKRTAETTVADAKARAEAMLADAQTRSEAQLRQAQDKADALQADAERKHTEIMGNINQQRTVLEGRLEQLRTFEREYRTRLKTYLESQLEELGQRGSAAPADSAAGGEGAGFGQFNRGNS
- the ftsZ gene encoding cell division protein FtsZ, whose protein sequence is MTPPHNYLAVIKVIGVGGGGVNAVNRMIEQGLRGVEFIAINTDAQALLLSEADVKLDVGRDSTRGLGAGADPEVGRKAAEDAKDEIEELLRGADMVFVTAGEGGGTGTGGAPVVAGIARKLGALTVGVVTRPFSFEGKRRSNQAELGIQALRESCDTLIVIPNDRLLQMGDAAVSLMDAFRSADEVLLNGVQGITDLITTPGLINVDFADVKGVMSSAGTALMGIGSARGDGRALKAAEIAINSPLLEASMDGAQGVLMSVAGGSDLGLFEINEAASLVQDAAHPEANIIFGTVIDDSLGDEVRVTVIAAGFDTAGQSRKPVTSAVPGATATPAAAGGAHRAQTFGTASAGKVGAFNADPGTVPAATNGVTVSVGGRGDDDDDVDVPPFMKH
- a CDS encoding YggT family protein, with translation MTLFFDILGFALFVFWLLLIARVVVEFIRGFSRDWQPRGLTVVILEAIMTVTDPPVKLLRRLIPPLTIGPVRVDLSIVVLLMVVFIGMRLSFDQVGA